The region CCATCTAATGGAAAAACAGAGTATTGGTGTTTCCCGGTGTCGAGAGCTAGTAGTCCTGCCACCTCTTATTTCTGCAGAAATAAAGTGAACAATTTCAGAGAAGTCGCAAGAGGCAGCAAATAGTGGTCATTCTGTAGAACAATTATACTGTGAACGGAACCTGCAAAATAATGCACTAATAAAGACCAGTAAAACTAACTAAGAAATAAAAAACAGCTACAACTGAAAGCGGCTTAGTCTCCTAGTTTTCGTGAACCCAATTCTATCATTCAGTGGAACATCATGATCTTTGAGATGTTTTCTCCATGGTTAACAATACATAGTTGAATCCTTCAAAGTTGCTCAAGCATTAGGGAGCACTTTATTCGTAAAATTAATAGTTGTGATGTGCATTATTAAGCTCTGTTATTGTGATCATCTAGTCCGCTCATCAGAGTTCCTTTGCAGGCAACCGTAGAACTTCGTGAACGTTATTTCGGACCATCATATGAGCTGCTTTCCCATGAGAAGGTGAGTTTGTACTCATGTATTGGACCCTGGAGATTCTTTCAATGATTATAATGATGTGATTAAACATGCTTATCAAAACTCATAGGGGCATCAAATGTGCATATCATAGAGCATCAAATGGGAACTATTTTAACAAATAACTTCTCATTAGCATATCGAATGATGGTCTATTCCAACCTACTGATAGATCAACAGCACATAGTGCTCATGTACTGGTTATGTCGAAACTTCTACTTGCATGCCTATATATTGTTAGGTGTTAGTCAGCGCATCAATTTGCTTTTCCAGCTATTCCATTCAGTTAGAGCTCAAACGATGTTCAAGAGATACCATTGCCATGTATACCAATGACAATTGAGTAGCGATTATATGGGCAATGCCAAGTTGGTTGGTCTGCTGGGCACCATTaaacttttatttggtcaagttgtGTCATTCAACATTTAAGAGCAAATCCTCCTTTTGGTGGTCCATGGTGTCCCTTCTGATCTTATCTTATCTGCCGGTTATTAAATCTGACATGATGCGGTAGTATGCAGAGGTATGGGCGATAGATGAAGCAGACCCCTTTATGGCTCCAGAAGGTGGCGAGAGTGTTGCAGATGTTGCTAGTAGACTTGCAGGGGTGCTGTCTATTACAGACGTGGAGTTTCATGGGTACTTGTGCTTGCATTActatgagaatccaaatgatatatttGTTTATTCATGTTCTGTTACATGTATTTGGTATTATACCATTACCGAGTTCTATATAAATGGCTTGCTTAAAACAATCAATATATGTCAGTTAATAAGAAGTAAAAAAAAATCTATAGAGTATAAACCGACAGGCTGTAATTCAGTGTCCAGTGATCTTTTTGTAAAGCAGAGTTGCATGTCTTGCCATGCCTTttcagttttccatctactttgttAGAGATCTTATTATCTGGAAAGAATAGTAAGGTTCACAATTTGGTACATAGTGATAACAACTCATACAATTGCCTTAGACAGTCTATTGAGTGCAGATAAGTACTTAAACATGAGGAACCACTAAGAAGGTTTACGTTACAGAACTGCCTTGGCCAAGCTATCAACTAGTAGTCCAGAATGCTGAAGTTCTAATAGTTCCGTGCTGATTTGATGGATGACTTGTTCAAGTTGCAGCTTAACATTTCTTTACCTGTGCTTCTGTATATCACACTGGAGCTGACTTGTATGTTTAACTGCATGCAGCTCTGCTGTTCTTATTGTCAGCCATGGGGATCCACTACAGATCTTTCAAGCAGTACTCAGTGGAACCAAGGAAAACCCATCTTTCCTCGACGATGTAGCTGGCCTGAAAAAGGAAAGCCTGCTAGTTCCGTCCGTGTTGTCGCATCACCGTAAGTTCGCACTCAACACAGGGGAGCTGCGCCGAGTTGTGTTACCCGACGCAGATTGATTATATGCTTCTATGTCGTAGATCATGTATCCGCAATTCCTTGTGGAAAGTCTGTTGCCCCACGCATGATAACATGGGAAAACTGCCATTCGATGTTACCCCCTCGGTCTCTCTGTTCAGAAACATTAATGCATTATTTTGGTTGATCAGATTGAAGATCTGCTTGTAACCGTGAAAAAAGAGCACATCCACAAGAGATTGCTTTTGAATGTGAATCAATTGTATCAATTTTTGTGCCACCTGCTCTGCGTGATAGTATTGGATTGATTGCTGGTCCAAGCTTGACGGCCTAGTGCATTTACTTAAAAAGGAAATTGCTGAAAACAACCTGACACCCATAAAGATCGCGAGAAACAGCCCGGGTATTTCTAATCTCCTTTTcgcaatacgtctagatacatctgatacatccatttccgcgacaagtaattccaaacAGAGGGAGTAGGTCTTATCTAGATGTGCTCTTGTCTAGCACTCTAGCTAGATATTCATTGCAACCGAACTGAATTCATTGCAACTGAATTGAATTCAAGACGGCTATCGGTGATCAACCGACTGGGGGAGACGATCTGGCAGAGGATTTGTAGCACGTAAGTGCGAGGGCACGCAGCCCCTTTTTCTTTTGGCTTTTGATTTTCTCTCGGGTAGTGCTCACAAGAGATAGCATTCTCAATTCACCTTCAGTACTGTTGTTTTCTCGCTTTTTCTAAGacgtttatttattttgttttcttttcttttttactaGGACCAGCCTATTTTCTCAATTTAGTTCTCTTTAATGTACATATAGCAAAAGAGTCCGTGTGGTGCCAGGGGAGAGAAAAAGGCCGTGTTGTCATTCTAGAATTTGCTGTTGATACCGTCTGCATGTGCCACTGGTTTTTTTAGCGGTGCATGTGCAACTGGGCATGGTTTTTATGTTCCTGGAGTCACTATTATGCTCATATTCCTTTTAGGATTAAGCCGTTTTTTTATTCCCTTTGGCACGATCTGGGTTCATGATGGAATAAAGGTTCCATTTTCATGGTAATGTTCTCAATGTCTATGAATTTGAAACATGTTCATGAAATAAAAAAATTGGTTAATTTGAAAAATATTTATGAATTTGAAAAATCTTCTAGaattcattttttttgaatttgaataCAAAATCGTCATTTTTAAGAATTTTTTTTCATGATTTCCAAAATTATTTTAGGATTTGAAGAATATGTGTGATTTCAAAAATTATTCTGGAATTTTGAAAAAAGGtttaagaattttttttaaaagttcTAAAAATCGTGAATTTATTATAAGAAAATAATAAAGGAATAAATTACCAGAAGAACCCAAAAGGAAAAAAGGAATGAAAACCCGATCAGTGAATGTTCCAGAACCTTCCAAAAACCGGAAGAGTGAGTATGTTGGAAATCTTTGGTTGGGCCAGGCCCAATACTTGTGCGCGTTTGCCTGATATCCACCACGTTAGGCGGCAAATAAGGATTTACGCGCGGGAGATGATGGTTGTTGTAGCAGCCCGGGGGAGCAGTCGGGCACGAACTCTCAAGGCCGACCCCACCGATTCCGGTCTGGACTCTGGAGTCGACGACGAAGTTTGGATAGGCTGCCGAAGGCAGACTCCTCGGGtgaagcatataagtcacactcctggcctattcatgagcttactagagatcaccccaatctcatagactgtgacaagCAGTCagactcacataggtgtgttcctccaaagatcgctctgtatgaTAGCATCTTGCTtgcataagctttggaacacattaagacaatagtcatcctaccatacagtattgAGATAGCTTTTGATTTTCTCTCGGGTAGTGCTCACAAGAGATAGCATTCCCAATTCACCTTCAGTACTGTTGTTTTCTCGCTTTTTCAAAGacgtttatttattttcttttcttttcttttttactaGGACCAGCCTATTTTCTCAATTTAGTTCTGTCTAATGTACAtatactacctctctctcagtttacagggcgtgcgcgtacccctagttcgtcaatttgaccaacctaatacaagtcatatattacaaaaaatataccaacataaacttcggagtttctactttcaaaagatataatttttgttgttatataatttatattaggataataaaattgacaacctaggtatacgTGCAGGACttataaactgaaacggaggtaatAGCAAAAGAGTCCGTGCGGTGCCAGGGGAGAGAAAAAGGCCGTGTTGTCATTCTAGAATTTGTTGTTGATACCGTTTGCATGTGCCACTGGTTTTTTAGCGGTGCATGTGCCACTGGGCATGGTTTTTATGTTCCTGGAGTCACTATTATGCTCATATTCCTTTTAGGATTAAGCCGTTCTTTATTCTCTTTGGCACGATCTGGGTTCATGATGGAATAAAGGTTCCATTTTCATGGTAATGTTCTCAATGTCTATGAATTTGAAAAACATtgttgaatttgaaaaatgttcatggaaTAAAAAAATCTTGTTAATTTGAATAATATTTATGAATTTGAAAAATCTTCTAGAAttcattattttgaatttgaatacaAAATCGTCATTTTTAAGAATTTTTTTCATGATTTCCAAAAATATTTTAGGATTTGAAGAATATGTGTGATTTCAAAAATTATTCTGGAATTTTGAAAAAGGTTTAATTTTTTAAAAAGTtctaaaaatcatgattttattatAAGAAAATAACAAGGAATAAATTACCAGAAGAACCCAAAAGGAAAAAGGAATGAAAACCCGGTCAGTGAATGTTCCAGAACCTTCCAAAAACCGGAAGAGTGAGTATGTTGTAAATCTTTGGTTGGGCCAGGCCCAATACTTGTGCGCGTTTACCTGATATCCACCGCGTTAGGCGGCAAATAAGGATTTACGCAAGAGAGATGATGCTTGTTGTAGCAGcccgggggagagaggagagggcggGACGCAGGAGCAGTCGGGCACGGACTCTCAGGTCCGACCCCACCGATTCCGGTCTGGACTCTGGAGTCGGCGACGAAGTTTGGATAGGTCGGCCCCATAAAATCGAGGACCCGGCCGGCCTAGCTACTACGTACACGATCAACAGCTAGCCGTAATCGAAGGGAAACCTAAAAGTTGAGTAGCATCTTCAAATCGATCGCCGGAAGGAGAGAAGCGATGGACGTCGTCGAGAAGGAGTGCGTGAGGGCCTCTTCTATTCTCAAGCTCTAATAGCATGTGGAAGACATTcctttataaagaggtccaactccttctccactagcggggtgggactaaacttcccgctacacctagtgccaataaactcacatgggcccttagagatttttcaaaaATTGCTATATGGTCCTAAAGCCCATCccaaatttcagcaatcccccaccagatctcgagggcccattgtgtcctctatTCCAGTTGTTGTTTCgatatactagtgtttcagtgaagaactgttaaggttgagcttcacctaaagcaagtagctacactcctttgcaactgaacaatggactatgtcttgaattgtcagtttggcataAAAAagcttcaccacatgtcttactagtactaggctgcccgAAGGCAGACCCCTCGGGtgaagcatataagtcacactcctggcctattcatgagcttactagagatcaccccaatctcatagactgtgacaagCAGTCAGGCTCACATacatgtgttcctccaaagatcgctctgtaggatagcatcttgcttacataagctttggaacacattaagacaatagtcatcctaccatacagtattgAGAGTActccatctccaacggagtgggttagtatagttactctcctcagttcaccattgGCTTGTTTTCCTAGGTCCTACTTCacaggatctccgatcacataggttgggttaccaccatggcaactcatgtgggtctcatacccatctccctcgatgcattatctatcacaacacgtgatcgcccttttgtaaagggatctgccagatttttagccgtatggacatagtccaatgCTATCACTcttgagtttcttaattttctgatagcttttaatctcatttttatgtgtttgttggacttcatgttgtcctttgaactcttcaccttggtgatgacagtctgattgtcacagttcataaggatagccggaaccggtttatcaaccaatggcaagtccatcaaaagatctcgaagccatcctgcttcaacaccagatgtgtctaatgatgttaattctgcttccattgttgatctcgttaagatcgttttcttgcaagacttccaggaaacagcgccacctctaagagtaaacatatacccaattgtggccttcatctcatcagcatcagaggtgcaatgctcatcactatacccttcaagtaccgatgggtctccggtatagtgaagtccatagttcatcgtACCTTTCAGATAGCACATAACTCTTTcaatagcatgccaatgtacatcacccgattTGGAAACAAACTGACTTAGTTTGCTCAcatcaaacgcgatgtcaggcttcgttgcgctcgctaggtacatcagtgagccaatgatttgagagtatctcaattgatttttagccatgcctttggacttccgaatcaacacgctaggatcatatggtgtttgagatggtgtgtagtccaaatatccaaaacgactcaacaccttctcaacatagtgggtttgtagaagtgtaatcccaccttcattatctctcagtagcttgatgttcaagataacatcagctacaccaaggtctttcatctcaaagttctgagatagaaacgatttgacctcctcaatgactttgaggtttgttccaaATATCAGTCTGTCATCAACGTACAAGCAcaatataactccttcgcccctaccatggcgatagtatacacatttttcAGCCTCAtcaacaacgaaaccaacagatgttagagttgtattgaacttatcatgccatttCTTAGGTGCTTGCTTCAGACCATATAAAGATTTtagcaacctacacacctttctttcctgaccatctatcacaaagccatcaggctgttgcatgtagatttcctcgtttagctctccattcagataagccgtcttaacatccatctggtggacgagaagactatgtgaggccgccaacaagagtaatactcgaatggtggtcagtctagccacgggtgaataagtatcgaagaaatcttcctcttctttctgatcatagcccttggccacaagcctagccttgtacttttcaatcgtaccatgatacgtctccaacgtatctataatttatgaagtattcatgccgttatattatcattcttggatgttttataatcattttatatcattttttgggactaacctactgacatagtgccagttgctgttttttccttgttttttacatcgcagaaaatcaatattaaacggagtccaaacaccacaaaactttttgtggattttttatgggccagaagactcccgatgggccagagcagcacctggagggtgccccgaggggggcacaacccaccagggcacgccagcccccctagcgcgcccaggtgggttgtgcccacctcggtggcctcccgcaccccctctatgcactataaattcccaaatattctgaaacgcttcggggttaacctagatcggaagttccgccgccgcaagcctcagtagccaccggaaaccaatcgggagcccgttccggcaccctgccggagggggaatcatcttcggtggccatcttcatcaccccggcagccaccatgatgaagagggagtagtccaccctcggggctgagggtttgtaccagtagctatgtgttttatctctctctctctctcgtgatctatagcatgggctttgttaatatagtcggatcatatgatgtttctcccctcttactcttgttgtgatgaattgaatctttatcctttgaagttttgtcatgtcggattgaatgttcagatttgagaacacatgatatatgtcttgcggtatgaatacttgaggtgacaatattggggtatcttattgattcacttgatatatgttatggcattcaactcgcggattcccgcggtgatattggggtaatctatgcataggggttgttgcatgtttttattttcttttctccgacggaaacttcggggtctctttatagttctttgtgtggattgaatattattAATATGAATTtgcttggtgttattctagtacgaactctaggatagatcgaacagaaacaatagctttgtgttattttagtatgaactcttgaattgatcgaacggaaagaatagctttgaggtggttccataccctacaaacaattcctatcttttgttctccgctaataggaactcgggagtgattcttcgttacacttCGAGGGATAATCATattatccaactatgttagcattgttgggacgttgcactagcgaaagtacggaccctaggccttgtttctaagcattgcaataccatttgtgctcacttttgttacttgctaccttgctgtttttattgttcctactataaaaatcaatatctactatccatattacacttttatcaccatctcttcacgaaactagtgcacctatacaatttgccattgtattgggtgtgttggggacacaagagatttcttgcatttggttgcagggtcgtttgagagagaccatcttcatcctacacctctcatggattgataaaccttaggtcatccacttgagggaaaattgctactgtcctacaaaactctacgcttggaggcccaacacgtgtctacaagaataaagttgcgtagtagacatcaagctcttttctggcgccgttgccggggaggtgagtgcatgaaggtatatctttagatcttgcaattgaatcttttaatttcttgttttatcactagtttggtttataaaagaaaactacaaaaaaatggaattgaggttgcatcatattattgatcatcgttataatatctttcttgaaaatgatggatcggaaaattgtgctcaattgttagaagtagaagtcaataaaatgtttggcacaaaatatttgaatgatgagcatgattgcaatgttgttagtatgaattctttgaatatccatgatgctaatgatatgcaaagtcataagcttggggatgctatgtttgatgaatataatatttctagtcccccaagttttgacgacaaaatttattatgatgattgcatgcctcctatttatgatgattatattgatgaaagtggatttggataggtcatgactttatttaatgatgaatccaccattttggaagaggatgcaattgattatgacaacaaagttcctatctatgatgattatggtcatgacatgtatgctataaagaataatgataaacatgaaacttgtcgtcatgatttaatttttactctcatgatagttattttgttgagtttgctcgcaCTACTATTGATTAAAAGAAATTTGCTtacgtggagagtaataaaattcctatgcttatgcatcatgaaaataatgctttatgtgatggttatattgttgaatttattcatgatgctactgaaaattattatgagggatgaacttatgcttttacatatctcaatatcatcaagtttcctatctatgtgttgaaaatcttgatgttgtgcttgttttgccttcctatgctagttgattcttgttcccataaattgtttgatcacaaaatccctatgcataggaagtgggttagacttaaatgtgcttgtcatgtgcttcatgatgctctctttatgtttcaaatcttatcttttatgcgagcatcattaaaatcatcatagctagcttaaaaggcattaaagaaaagcgcttgttgggagacaacccaacacttttacctactgtttttgtgtgttcacatgattatgctactgtagtaatcatgttttattgcttttatttccataaagtgccaagtaaagcctttgggatagtgtggatgatagttgacttgattctgtgcaaaaacagaaacttttgcgtccagtgcAGAAATTCTTATCTGCTACTGGATCatggaaaaattctgaaattttaacaGTTGATGGCTATACAAATTTTCTATGTTGtcctaaattttcagaaattttggagttacagaagtattaccTAAATTCAGATctttacatactgttctgtttttgacagattctattttcaatgcatagtttgcttgttttctagtttctatggcttatattgctcaatataaattgtgaaaATGATATGCTACACTAGtccttgtgtggaaacaattatgaatcctatcttgacagtaccaaaatgaatgatttgtctttatcatactaacccatctcacgaagttccgttaagttttatgtgattgaagttttcaagttttgggtgagatatcgatatgaggagaataaggagtgacaagaccctaagatttgggatgcacaaggcacccccaaggtaatattcaaggaagatccaagcaactaagctttgggatgccccggaaggcattctcactttcgtctccaacattatcggtaacctcacttggagctatgttttcattcatcacatgatatgtgttttgcttggagcgtcaatttatttttttaggatttgcttgctgttatttaaaataatgttttgcatcttttatttcaataaaagtgacaatgatagcctttgccatgcctattttgcaagtatacatgttgctgtttgaaaacagaaagtttagcgctgttgcaaaaattccctagaaaagtcagaatgtgataaatgttgaaacttttttgcaaaataagctctcataaattttctacagtgtgttaCATTTTCGGAATTGTTTGAgttgaataagtattgatactcatgcattctttatagattgtactgttttggcagattgctgttatgtttgcattgtttgcatatgtttgcttgtttaattacTCCCTCTGTCACGGTTTTGAAGGCACGCTTGGAAATTCTCTGGgacctaggtggttatctattggttgtgagatgggctaaaaaatagcattcacactacacatgcatatagaaatagtatatcggagtactaattagctactagaaataaatgcaatgcgccctaaACCTTGTCTATTATGGAAACGCGcgcaaatttaactgtgccttctaaactatgacggagggagtattctatttgaggataagagtattaaatatgctgaggcatttagtatgcagtgTTGAATAATAAttgtagtgatttgctacagtggggaatgataaggtttttgcattggtttatactaacttatctacgAGTTcttcttgagttttgtgtggatgaagcttttgagatttaggaaaaccgtgatatgagaagaattaaggagacacaaaagctcaatcttggggattcccaaggcaccccaagataatattccaagaggtCTCAaggatctaagcttggggatgccccggtaggcatcccaccttttttcttcaacaattatcggttagtattggttgagcctaagtttttgcttcttcacatgatgtgtgctattcttagaatgtcattttattttcattttgcttgccGTTTTAATAAAGTAATTATATcttaaagtttttaaataaaatacagTCCTCAAATAGTTTCCAtggaggctaagtaagcggcattcccatcccgtcaacgaagctcttttctttggaattgctctagtgcttcacttatatctttttgagcatggtgtgcgttagtgtttttgaagaaattctctcttgcttcacttaaattaatttgagagaaagaaatattatgctcatgatcttcatttatatctttttggagtagcttgtcatttactcttgtgcttcacttatgtccTATGAGTAAATCATTGAATAaactgaatgtcatgaagttgaacttatatcatgcctagtggtagcttcacattgggtttagaaagtgaaatcttttgaggcttgacaatgacaatattggtcatacaagcaattcatgaataattagtataaggaagagaactttcacatgcaaatacactatcctagaaatcttttgtgattgtgagcccccatcaaaatattatactcCCTCAATTtttttatacaaggccacaaacacatattacaggtaccaaggcaaaaGTAAATGTGTGCTTAAGTCAATATCGCAAGCTAGGTTGTCTCCTTGTTTGTCGTGttaattaatgcatatttttttgtCCCACCTATAACAAGCCAATGCTCTCACTCCTTTTGGTTGATTAATGAGGCGCATgccagggataattaatgtccttctttgctagtacgaggcaaacaccatcaaTTTTGTCTCGATTagtgtttgtggccttgtatagctgcaaattgtaattttgattgttgccttgtatataaaaatggagggagtatgccaaaactgttgacgttggacaagacaacgtaatggtttatgtctgttcatattcacatagaagttatattgtcatagatccttcaacatgtggtgcttgcccccatctttgctagccagaaattctgcaccaagtagagatactacttgtgcatccaaaacccttaaacccaaatcttattttcaagagtccaccatacctacttatatgCGGTATTTGCGTGcctttctaagcaaatttgtaagtgccatctctaattttcaaaaataaattactcttttgtgtgctcgtaccgctcgcgaggcggtgaggagtgaccaatattttccatgctagatgtgttattctcac is a window of Triticum dicoccoides isolate Atlit2015 ecotype Zavitan chromosome 2B, WEW_v2.0, whole genome shotgun sequence DNA encoding:
- the LOC119362126 gene encoding uncharacterized protein LOC119362126, which gives rise to MKGSTGKSPAAAPPAFRNRYWILRHGRSVPNERGLIVSSLENGTKPEFGLAPQGVEQARSAGESLRKELEEMGVPVDSVKIRYSPFSRTTETARVVAGVLGVPFEGPSCKATVELRERYFGPSYELLSHEKYAEVWAIDEADPFMAPEGGESVADVASRLAGVLSITDVEFHGSAVLIVSHGDPLQIFQAVLSGTKENPSFLDDVAGLKKESLLVPSVLSHHRKFALNTGELRRVVLPDAD